The DNA segment CTCGAAAATAGTTAATGAATTgaaaaactgaaagtgaaatGAAGCTATAAGTGTGGAGCATGGCCAAAGCCTGTACAATCAACTTGCGTGAATTACATTTAGAGGCTGTAAATGcgataatatttatgaaaattttaaataaaatgtatattgtGAACTAAAagattataatttaaataaatacaattttaaggTTTTCCGATCCCGctgataaatttgtttttatttatttccataatTGATGcataaatttcattcaaatatttaatcacATTATTTATATTGTGCTTATTTTACagacaaaaatatacatacaaataacaacaaccaaaacaaaaaacttacaAATAAGTCGGCAGAGGCTAAAATTCCATTGCATGCTGGCAGTAGAGTTTACGTATCCAAACATGATTTagctaaaatttttataccgAACGCCTGCATTTATACGTCCCGGTTAAGTGAACTGGTATTTGGTTTAGATGTGTTGGAAAATATAGCACGTTCAAATGCTAAACAACGACTTCTAATGCTTGACGAGAATTTGCTGAAATCCATAATAAGTAAATTaccatttgtatatttttcttatttaaataacCGAAGTATCTTTGATAGCCCATGTAGTACAGGTATTCTCAATGAGAGGAGAGACCATTGACGAGAACACAGTGCTTTCGTTTATACAACACAAAATTAGGAACATGTCAAATGTAACACCGCCAACAGCAAGTGAACaacattcaaaaaataattccaCTTTTGAACGCAGTTCTCAGGTCAATCCATAATAAGTTTATCGTGTTTATAatccttataaaatatatgatttttcaataataaagaaCAATTGTCTTAGTACATCTAATATTACGACATGAAACGGTGTATAAATAATAcagatattataataaaatagtatTATGCATAATTATACATTATAATTATAACGTGTTATTTAACACTAATGaacatttaaaatactttttttcagatttgaaatatatatatgaagaCAAAAATACTACAACATATTTACAATACTCTACTACACAGCGTGGCCGTGTTATGCTTATTTATAACGGATATCGCTATGTAGAGAACCGTCAAagtcacaaaaatatattctggCGCTGTTCACGTTACGTTAAGTATGGGTGTAGAGCGACTGTTGTCACATCAAAGCTGCATGATGATGTATCGGCTATACGAGTTACTGGTTCACCTCATACACATGATCCAGAAATGAAAACAGATAATCTTGTAGAAATTTCACCTGATTTCATTGATGAATCAAAAGGAAGCTTGCTAAGGATGGTTTCATTACTAAGcgatcttaaataaaaaattaggaaaattaaTCCGGCAATCATTTACCTACGGAACAAAATGTTAttctatttttgtaatatatgtattctAAGTGCAATAGATAAGTACAATAAACACCATAAATTATTTCTGACTTATAAGCACCTagaaaattaatatgaatatgCTTTCCACAAGTTTATAAACATTGTGTGTTacattaaagtaaatttaaaattttttttggcattgACAAACTCTTTTATCGTATACAGTAGAAAAaacttatttcaattaaaattactaatatactaaaattttctttatttcaattttagttaCAAAACCAATGACATTACCAAAATTACTGGATGGGAAATTTTATAAAGACGTTCAGCCGAATCGGAAAACTTTTGGAGGAATTCAAGCAACATGCACAACATGTTTAGGTGTAATATCAGGGACTACAAAGTCTACAGGTAACTTTCTTAGTCATATCAAAAGGCGTCACAGAGAGATACTATCAGCATGCCAGATGTATTGTCAAACAAAAGCTCCACATATGAGCACTGTTTTATCTGATGCTTACAATAATATGTGTGACAGTATCAAAGCAGAAACTGGTATCAAAGAAGTACGTAAAGATAGTTTGGGTGTGCCAATATATACAGAAGCCGGATTATCACCACACGTTCAATTTCACGGGCAACATAACACACCATCAGCAGCATTTTTATGGCATAAAGCATTGCCAGTAGTAACCCCAAGCGCCATTGCAGCTACTGCATCTATGCAATATAGAAAATTAAAGCCAAATATGCCAACGAATGGGTGTTATATTAACACTCCTCCTTAGAATAAGAATTAATACTCTTCAAAAGTATGTTAAGATTCTTAAAATTATAAGCAGGTgcgaatgttttttttattttaaatgaaataataaatcatATAACTAGTTTATATGAAATCTTAGAATTAAGTAATTTACTGCCAACTAACTCACTATAATAAAAATACGAATCTTATGACAAAACAGCATTGATAATAATTTGTTGCGTCATACTTTTCATTTCAtcaatattaattaacttaCTTCTGAACAAAAAACCTATATCGATATACATTTTCTTAAGTTTTATCTAGATATCTTTCCAATTTTCAACGCCTTATGCAAGCATACTtagatatattcatacataagtattaaGTATTATTTAGGTGGGCTTCATAAAAAATAAGGCGTTCGCtgtagtaaaaattgaaaacatcaatattaataataaaatgatatacattttatattgccaactttataacataaattttgaagcgtgaaaaattatatgtatgtatccaaatatattaaaagacaatcacattttaagttttataatatatatatggttTATTGTGGTAAAAACACCACAAAATCGATTGTCACTTTAAATGTTTAGCGTTTTGAATCTCACccccatatgtaagtatgtaatttaaaatgagaatgATATATGGACTGTATtttattaatgtaaaaataatatatgtatgtctacctAAGTATATTGTCCAtacaaataaactaaaaatttttcgtttaacattttaaacatatttaacttTTCTAAGAGATCGTATTGCATTGTAATTTTCCTACATTTTGTCCTattgaactaaattttttataaattaacaaaccAGCCCGTCTAGCGGTAGCAATGCGTTGACCATCACCTATATGATTGTGAACATCTTgaggaaaattatttatatttattaatagttTCAAGTTAAACGCTGAATATTTACCATTTGTAACGTATAGATCATCGCCAATAGTTTTTAAACGACTTCGGCATTTTTTGGAACGATTGTGAATACATTCCCAGTATACCTTGTCACTATTTCTTCCGAAACGCTTTAAATTTGAGCGATATATAAAATCATTTATCGCCAACAGTGTGCCGCCCTTACGACTGTAAATAAACATTTGCGGACCACAGTTACGTACATGTTGCATtactgtaaataaatattggaaaaaatgtattagtTAACGAGTATACGCATATATTAGCCAAAGATGCCTGTCctgtaatatattaaaattcagtatataggcacttatatttttttattaattatcttCATGTTCTTATGCACTGTACTACCCACTTAAGGCACTTGCTATTCAATGTCTGTATACAGAAGTTTATAAAAtctagaataaaaaaatatttataattatatgtagtTGGAGGATTCGACATTGTCGTATCATTTCTTTTTGCCTAAAAGTGCTTTTTGCAAGCGTCGCTttattttttctcgaaaatcaTTTGTGTCCGATGAAACAGGTGTATCTTCGTTTGGCTCTGCCAAAAACTCTTCCGAATTATCCAATTCCATTGTTCGCGGCTCATTTGTCTGCACTGAATCAGTTACCTGTATCTCATACTCATCGAAGGCGTCAACTTGTTCGTGTTGTTCTTGACTATTTTCATCGTCCAAATGACCATCAGGTTCAAAAGTCATTGATGTAACACTTTTATCTGTGGCCTGCATGAAATGTACATGTTCTCCGTCCAGGGGGAAGACACGTTTCTGATCAGTAACAACTCGAACTTTACATTCCTGCATATACTCCTTATAACAACATTGAAAAATTGAATATGGACCTCTTCGGAATGTGAATCGAAAATGATGTCCTTCGTAGATAAGTTTCATGCCGCCTTTGGTAGTAGAAGCGTATAAAGCAGGTTGCCCACGGCCGCGTTGTACAGCAGCTAATACTCTGTCTGCCAAACGCTCATCCTTTTTCGGTTGTTTAGGACGACGCCCGCGTTTTCCTTTTAGAGGACGAGTTTCAATCCATGCCGAGTCCGACTCtgataaatttgctgaaaagtttaaatatatttaatattccaATCAAACCACATTAgagtatataattaaatattaaactattcatgaaataaaacaacaaaatcactAATTGTGAggattaaatataaatttatttatttttgcgtaggATGggtgaaattttgtttgtgtcaCGCGTCATTCggtaaacgaaaaaaatgtgGTAGGGTTGCATACCTCATTAGTTTTAATTCGGATGTAGTCGATATACATCGACATTATGTGCGATAACTTTTTTGATAAAGTGCTGcataatttaaatatcaaattataAGTATATTCTCAATTACAATacatatttgataattttttgcattaagtAAATATTCTGAAGTATCACCAATATATTCCAATAATATGTGCAGTTAAAATATTCTCTTCTCGGCAAACCCTAAATCGTATATTTGATGCATACCTGTACTTCGAAACGCCATTTTGAAGCGTATATTGTTTCGCAATTATTGTTTGACTATTTTCGCCGCATTTTTCGTcgcttataaaataatattgtgtattttatctatatatatttttatgaaactaaTAATATAAGTTCTGTGTTATCATCTATATAACAAGTTATACCTGAGAAAATCCATAATATGTGAAACTGTGTTATGTGTATTTCGTGTTAATTTTGGTAAATGGGCTTTGGTTCCTACAAGAACTATgcaactataaaataaaatggaaatattaGTCAGAGTATGTGAATTTCTTGAATGGAAGTTTAAATCCACTATAAAAACAATATACGAAAATGGctgataatttgcaaatattatcCAAGTGagtaaagaataataataacacaTATTCTAAAACTTTCCTAGTATGAATTTAAtaaccatacatatataaactttttattgagGAGTACTCGCAGATTGTTTGTCAGTATGgacttttttttgcttaatttggcGCAATATTTACAGAACTATTCAATATATCATGTTTATCATGTTTAACATGACTTTGCCCCTTGAGCATAAAAGCATTTGGTGTTTAGGAATTACttaccacatacatatttttattaaatcaaagccacaattctaaaaatataacatGTATCACGTGTATGTgacatatctatatgtatgtatatagtggttatgcataaaaaaacaacattgttcatttttgatatttaacgcaatttatttataatatgtaataacaaaccatatataatatagtagTCATGGAGGAATCTGAAGATTTTCTAGCATCTCATTTTGAGCATGTTTTAATAATGTAAAATTGAAGTACAGAAAGAATTTTACAattctttgtaaataaattaaattcgttTCTACTTTCCATAATAGAAATTTctaatttccattaaaaaaaatacattttacttgaaattttgcctATCACGTCATTTATATTAATtcttaattatttgaatatgtCCTAATATTCCCCCATTGTATTTactctaatttaatttaagaaatagtactattggaaaattgtgttttctttttttacataaattacgTAAAGTAAGGGAATTAATATTGCTTTTAGTTTTACCCCACTAGAATTATAAAGATCGTGTTAAAGCTAAGTCTGAGTAAGGTTCAACCACCGCGattcaaaattgtttgttgttgttgttatagcgaaAAAAATTGGTCAAAAGATGATGCATGTATTTAAAGTATCAAAATTTGGACGCTCCATGCAAAATTTTTCGTGTTATAaggtaataataaaatttatactaattacagaacataaatattaattaaatcatATGTAACAtaactaatatattttatgaatgtttaagtttatttagtaaattttaattttgatcagATCACCTGGCTTTTTGAAACAGCTGCCCCTATACAAGGAAGTTTTCAAATAGTGAACTTTACTTCTGTGATGATATTGAAAAcagtaaatgtatatacatatattatcagataatatacaaaaagaaatgGCAAGCTTGCGAAACTTATTCGAGACTTATACgagaacaaataaaaatatgtgttggGTATAAAACCACAATTATTAACTtcctattttttaaatcatatttattcaattgttttttgtcatgattgtcaaaaattaaattaaattttcaatgtgGCCAGTCAAAGTTGCGATAAAAATTATTCCTCACATAATGCCGAACCCCGCACCAACATCTTATCGGGCAATACAGGGCTTCGCTTGTTATTTATGTTCAGTGTTGctgtttactttgtatattATTTGGGTTCTTGCGCCGTTGAAGCAGCTGgggtttcaaaattttccatacaaatatttGGCATTATGCATGACCAATGTGGTGTCGTGTTTTTTGGTTATGATTTATTACGTTTTTTATCCTGCAATTAATTTGGCAATGACCCCGAACGTCGACGAAATATCGGCAATCATAGACGTAAAACTATTAACACGTGGCAATGAATTGGAAGATGTAATTAATTGGAAGACAATAAAACATTTGGAAAATGTGCAACGACGACAATCTAAGGAAATATCgttagaaaacaaaattatggAAAACTGTCGTTGCTGTAAGGGAGCTCAACACGAGGTGAATGTGATTACAACAATACCTACGCTGTATCACATCGACTTGGCTGAAATTAATCGTTTAGTATATGATTAGCTTATAATTAAAGAATGTCACTAGTCGTAGAATAAACATATGTTTTTGgttatgtacgtacatacatataaaattcgTAATAAATAATAGGAGAAAAGAGTTTTGAATTTGAAACTAATATATGCTGCGGTTTTGTTTTAATCgatataattttgtttctttacgtacatgcatatgtttaaATAAGGGTATTTGGTTTcagatgaaaatattgaatacgACCCCGCTGATTTGGAATTCATCTTTAGTCAACGGGGACATCCATTAATTGTGCTCAACAATTACTTATACCGAAAGAATCGTGGTCGTTATTGGCGCTGCATACGTTGCACGAAGCATAAGTGTAGAGCTCGTTTAATTGTCTCACCGAAACGTTATGTACGTTTGTACGGCATGCACACGCATGGCAAAGAATCGGAGAAAATTGAGTGCGGACGTAGAATTTGCAATGAATTGAAAACAACCTGCCTTAAAGAACTTGACTTAGGTTCAAAGCTCTCCGTTCGACAGCCACATTTTAATACAGACGATTCAAACTATGCAAGCACGCCACCAGATGATTGTCTTCGGCGTTACGAAAACGTGGAACCGGAGCTATACATGACAATGCAGTAGCAATACGTTGATGATTGTTCACAATTTCAactaaaccaaaaataaatcttaattttataagaaatataattatttgctgtttttttctctgtaaaatatatatgtatactatttaaaaaattcgtaACGATACctaataaattgtaatattaatttaatcGTAAATTCCAGGGAGTTCGGATTGCAGAGATGCTGAAAACGAATCACATAAAAGAGAAGCCGTTATATACACCATGCCTTTTCCATTAGGTGTATGGTTGGAAAACCAAGAGGTATTATACATGCGCAATCAAAAACAGGGTTATAATCTAATTTTCAACGggtttatgtataaaaaagaagCCAGTTTTCGTTCTACGATAAACTGGATTTGTTCCAGAGGTAATGGAAGGCGGGTATCGGATAACAAATGTACCGCCCGCTGCATTACCAAGTGGGATGGCTCCATTAAATTGGGCAAACATCCACACAATCACCCGCCCAAGTTTACGCCTGAAACGATGCCATCGAAGGCGTTATCAAGAGCAGAATTTGCTTTGACATTATAAGTCAAGCAGTGCATTCATCAAAATTTTACAGTTAATATGTGCTCGTAAACATATGCATACTTATATACTCGTCTATTCCTACATACTTAAGTATTATCGAATGGCCATTTAAGTGCCGAATAATAAAGGCTACTGAAAATAATTGTaagaaaattaaagttttaaaaatgtacgtgtataattagttttttaaagtaataaatcacttagtaagaaaataaaatatctctCTCAAATACCAGTatataacaaaagtaaaattaatacaattttgtaAGATTTTCAGGGTTACTTTATGTTAATAAGCCCTAAATATATTCCAAATAATTTATGGGCGAaactttttattgtatatttggGAAAGTTTTTCTGCACTGTATTAGTTCAAGCCAAGTTcagatattttgaattaaataataaataatatattttaataatatattttaattgctaGCAATTTACCTTTTTTCTTTTAGCCATTATTATCACGGAAAACCAATTTAGGTATCTCATATTGAGGGgagtaaaatacaaattattacgTTCAAGAGCATACAATAGTCATTGGTATTGCATAACGCCTAATTGTCCCGCCAATATAACCATTGACGAACTGAAAGGTGGTCTTGTCTTGATTGGAGGATCCCATACGCCTGCTTGTCGGAAGAAGTACTCGTCTTGCAatcatatttgatatatttataactaaatataggAAGACATAagcaaattatgaaaaataaagaaacagtAGTTcgcaaaaatcacatttaattGAAGCTagctttttcgaaaatatgatttccctttattttatataaaattcacGCATGTATTGTTATAGTTTTGTACAGTTCTCTCTTACATCTGAACTAATGCACGATTTTACAACTATTTCACTTTCAGATAAAGGTATATATGAAGAGGAGATCTATTTACAACCATCAATCCTGCATGAGCCAACCGAACGGGCCCCTGCACAACAACTGCATACACATAACGCCTTTGAGGGTCCCGTTTTTGTGGTGAGCAAATATGGTACAAGGCAACTAGTCCTGAAGCAGCACACATTCAATCGACACGTTAGCCGTGAAGAGGTCACCTATTGGCGCTGTAGCCAATTCGCTGTATTACGCTGTCGTGCGCGTATCAAGACAAAAGGCAACACATTAACGGTGTTGAATAGTGAACATAATCACGAGGTTATTACAAAAGCTCGAAAGTATGGATCATTGAAAGCAGCTGCAGCGGCGGCAGCTGCAATGTCTTCTAATAATACAACTCCGGTTGCTGGCAAGGTAAACCTTACCAACACTGGCGATACGATAACATATTGTAAAGGCACATATACCTTAGCCAGTGGCAGAAGTGAAACGAATATTTTGgactaaaaatatatgtattattgtaGGTGTATTAACGCCATTCATTACGGTTAATTCTGAATTTATGAAGttcttcttcattttatattacaattagtatattaaacaacaataataatgctATTAATGACAACAATATGCTAACGACATGcaagcaataaaattatttaaaaaaaaacttaaatatatggaTAACTTTATCTGTTCCGCATAATAAACTATGCAGCAGGACTATACTTAATTATGAAGGTTTTTTGATTTTAAGCcaaaaagatataaaattttactaatcgaattttttcgttttattcgaCTTATTTTGTTACAGGCCGAACAATTAACTACTTTTCCTATATAACGGGATTTCGTGGTAGCCGCAAATTGAAGGTGGGCGACTATAGCTTTACGCGCAACAAGTCGTCCGGCTCGAAAACGTACTGGTCCTGCGCACGCGCCGGTATACATAAGTGCAAAGCGCGCGTTGTGACGATAGATGAGGATTGCCGACACGATGTTATAGTCAAATGCGAGCAACATAATCACCCGCCATTTTAAGCCAATCGAAACATggaataaaatacatattttgtattttcacttATATGGATATTTTAGTTGAactgaattaatttattttattttaatttcattagtgaagtatgcaaataaatttaaaacaaaacatatgATTACTATCTTTgaacgacaaaaaaaaaaaaaaaaacatttatatccAAATACGCAAAATTAATGCGGTCATTGTTCCAATGTATGTATCAGCAGTTAGTAAAAAGCCAcacaatttgttaaaatttcgtTTGTTAAATTGAATActtatttatttcgtttcttACAGATGAACCACGGGATATGGGTGTGTCTGAAAGTTTGCTCTCATTCACGTTGGGCCAGCGTGGCTGCACGTTGCTAGTTTTCAAGGGATACAATTATGTACGAAATCGACGTAGCGGCTTGAAGACTTATTGGATATGCGCGAAAAAGGtaagttttaatatattttcgtcATACCTCAACATATTTGAAAGTGTGTATTACTTATTACGTTTATAGGGCAGCACTAAGTGCAATGCACGCGTGGTGACTGATGTTATTGATGGTGTACAAAAAATCGTGTTGGAGTCCTGCCGTCACAATCACGCACAAAAAGTAGCTCGCAAAAAGCGCAAAACATCGATAGAGCAGTCAGGGAGCACAATTTTAAGTATTGCAGACTCAAACAAATATGTTCAAGAACATATGAACAAAGAAATCTCGTGCATTGCGCAGAATGCAGCTTTCACATAAAGAAATTCCTTTGGTTGTGAATTGTAGCTTACTCCAATGCATGTTAAATTGCAAAACCAAAAGACTTATTGAAAATACACTATCaagcacatacaaacaaaactaAACACCTAATGTTATATTTCTGCTAAGCCGTTGCGCTTAACGCTTCTCAAAATTGGTTATGGGATATTGTAATAGGATGTTTCTAATCACATTTACTCATCGCATAAGCATAAAGGTTTAAtgatattaatttgtattttgcaGAAATCGCTACTTTCAGTACCGGTCAACGCGGATGCACAGTACTCGTTTATGGAAATCAAAAGTTCGTGAAGAATCGCAAATCAAGCACGCGCACTTACTGGATCTGCTCGAAAAAGGCAATTTATTCTTAATATCCTCACTTACCTAAAAAACTCTCTTATGCGAACAATTTGTGGTTATTTGGTAAGTGTGCATTTTTGTTTCTCCACAGGACGTTACTTGGTGTCGGGCGCGAGTGGTGACGGCGCGTGATAAACAAGGCACTGAACGCATACTTCATCGCACTTTCGAGCATAACCACACACGAAAATATCCGCGTAATCAGGCTGGATTGCAACGCACTGAACTTTTTCTAAAAGATTTAATGTCGTTGCGCAGTTAGAGGTGGTGTTgccaaataaaatgttttagttCGTCctttaaaaaaacgattttttaatgCGTTTAAAATGTTGTATAAGCAATTACATTTATGATTGTAAAAATTATAGATTAagattgttcagtttatatatttattataactaCTAAATTAAGTTATTTGTGTTCCTGTTCTATAACTGTCACTGtctcttttttttgtctttGTTGTTAATTTCAGATTCAATGAGAACTTTTCAGTATAGCATAACGAATTGTAAATTTGAGATGCCCTGCAGCGATGAAAGTTTCTTGCCCATATTTACGACCTTGCACGATTCCAAAACCATTAGCGCCGAAGGCAAAGCGCTTAAAGTTAAGACTGGCTTGTCTAAGCGTAAACCGTTGTTTCTGGAAAATCGTACCTTGGATGACTGGGGGGCTATCAAATATAGCACTACATCGAGAGGCAACAAGCTGCTATCATATGAAGGTCAtcgtttcatcaaaaataacaTTTACGGCATGAAAGTATATTGGAAGTGCACAAAGTGGCATAGCAATTGTAAGGCACGAGCAATTACTAGTTTTGCAGCACCCACACGTTGCGTTATAAAGGGCGTACATAACCATTCGATTGTGAAGGAGGAATAATTTTGTACTAAACACTACTTACAACTTAATAATGGCAAGGGCAATTCATGTGGAATATGCAATACAAAACGTAGACGTTTTAGTTAGCTAAGttcataatacatacataattatatatgtatgttgagtAACCGCTTTGAAAATTCTTGCCATTTACttcgataattttttataatacagtttaaatatttagaaaaaagacTATGGGCAAAAATACGCCTGTActacaacattattttttattatatataactaCAATAAACATCTTGTTTGTACCAAACGTTTttgatttataagttttaggAAATAATCGAATGTACTAACTACTAATTTTAGTTTGCTCaaaattaagtatatttttattatttttttttgtaagctaGCAATAGCTTATATTAGCAATATTTAAGTGGAAACTATAATTACATTAGCCACATTGGACTGTAAAGCGAACACTGTGAGTTCAACTTTAATTTGGTTAAGTTTCCCATGAATTTTACTTATAACCAGCTTTGGTGCACTACATAATTTGTagtgtatttgtattttgtataaatttatttatttatagttgcTTAGTTTATTCTACTAACCGTTTGTTATTTCTTTTTACAGGTTTTCAAATCGATTTTATTGATTCGAAAAAGAATGGTGGAAAATTATTGGTTATAAATGGATTTCGCTTCTTTCGTAACAAGAAGCGTGGCTCCCGCCAGTATTGGAAGTGCAGTAATTACTACAAAGAGAAATGTCCCGCCATTGCGATATATGATGAGACAACGTTAAATTTACGTTTATGCCATCAGCATAAACATGTAACCAGCAATGATATTGAAATTAAACCTTTTCTAGCCAAAGACTGTGCACTAGTCGATGAGGATCATATTGACTCATTGCACGACGACATAGACGATCTTAAGGTTTAGAATATATTGAAACGCGCATAATGAAATCTGAGCCAAAAATATGGCGATTGTTTATGTTGTATATCTAGTATACAAATCTGAAGTGCAGTGTGTTGAAGTATCGCCATACCAAAAATGAATGGAGAAATGAAttcttgtaaaaataatttttaattacatatagcTAAACTAATATAAATTTAGTAGTATGAATAAGTTATTTTATGCGACGTGTCTTATAAGCCGAAATTCGATTTTCTAAACGCGAATTTGTGAACTTTTTCTTGAAAGTCTTTGCAGCAAGTCTGGTTTTGTACGATAGGAtgcacgttgttgttgttaaagcaaaattttctttaaaagtacatatgaatataaaatcaaaaaaaaaaaaaaaaaataatactaataataaaaagCTGTCCATCGAAGTTGTAAAGTATGATGGtctatttcataaattttgtgtgaaacttcttcttaaaattttgtgCAGTAACTTTAACAAAGAAAACTAAAGTTAACACTtacttttcatatataaatCTCTTTTCTTTTACTAACTTGCTTTCAACACATGTAAGGATGCCAATTCAACGCAACACAACCAAAGATACAATTTTCTGTCTCGAAACGTGGTGGCCAGTTACTTTGGTTGGATGGACTCAAATATTTTCGCAACAATGAGAACCGTA comes from the Bactrocera neohumeralis isolate Rockhampton chromosome 2, APGP_CSIRO_Bneo_wtdbg2-racon-allhic-juicebox.fasta_v2, whole genome shotgun sequence genome and includes:
- the LOC126757167 gene encoding phosphatidylinositol N-acetylglucosaminyltransferase subunit P-like — protein: MWPVKVAIKIIPHIMPNPAPTSYRAIQGFACYLCSVLLFTLYIIWVLAPLKQLGFQNFPYKYLALCMTNVVSCFLVMIYYVFYPAINLAMTPNVDEISAIIDVKLLTRGNELEDVINWKTIKHLENVQRRQSKEISLENKIMENCRCCKGAQHEVNVITTIPTLYHIDLAEINRLVYD